A portion of the Candidatus Zixiibacteriota bacterium genome contains these proteins:
- a CDS encoding FAD-dependent oxidoreductase codes for MLLPVLVLTGIGVVAAVGLGIAARVFYVKEDPRIKGVLDILPGANCGGCGFAGCSACAEAIVRGEAEANACVVGQTEVAQEVALYLGMAPVGSEPRIACPDCQGGIRATRKYEYAGFDDCRAAVLYFQGHLICYHGCLGLGTCVKSCQFGAITMGEHGLPKFNPDLCVGCGACARNCPKGIISLISEKTKILHWNQYTECLAPCRQKCPAQINIPKYIQHIKRGEYEQALLTIKERNPMPLSIGRVCPEPCALACRRTINDEPVAINYLKRFVADWEMNSGKRLHIPVGPSTGKRVAVVGGGPGGLSAAFYLRRLGHDVTIYDKMPALGGMLRYGIPEYRLPKKVLDWEIEGILNLGITATTGVEFGKDFNMEFLRAKGFDAIFIAVGAWREQELKMEGTDLHGVYSGIAFLEQLHSGRDVSVGRHVVVIGGGNTAIDAARSSLRMQAETVTIVYRRSRDEMPANPAEIVAAEEENVKFRFLSAPLEIIGEGGHVTGLKIQGMKLGDPDPSGRRRPVAIEGSEEMIECDTIIQAVGQSPNLDFLSFDGQPNLQVTRRNTIDASEDTLQTDLPYVFTGGDCFTGPALVVDAIAAGRFAARSIHYYLMEGRIPPIEDRQKGFIEESLHKSIAGVPTRSRVHEPVVSLEDRLGTFTEVEGTIDQEDARYESQRCLNCGIYCYDHDLELQRLAEGSSDNLEIQRK; via the coding sequence ATGTTGTTACCCGTTTTGGTTCTGACCGGTATCGGCGTTGTGGCTGCAGTCGGCCTGGGTATCGCGGCCCGGGTCTTCTACGTGAAGGAAGACCCCCGGATCAAAGGTGTTCTGGACATTCTTCCCGGAGCGAATTGCGGCGGTTGTGGCTTCGCGGGGTGTTCCGCCTGTGCTGAAGCGATCGTTCGTGGTGAGGCCGAAGCCAACGCCTGTGTTGTGGGACAGACCGAGGTCGCGCAGGAGGTCGCTTTGTATCTTGGCATGGCGCCGGTCGGCTCTGAGCCACGGATTGCCTGTCCCGATTGTCAGGGTGGTATTCGCGCGACGCGGAAATACGAATACGCCGGCTTCGATGATTGCCGGGCAGCCGTATTGTACTTTCAGGGGCATCTCATCTGTTATCATGGTTGCCTAGGCCTGGGCACATGCGTCAAGAGCTGCCAGTTCGGCGCCATTACGATGGGTGAACACGGCCTTCCCAAATTCAATCCCGATCTCTGTGTTGGCTGCGGCGCCTGCGCTCGTAATTGTCCTAAAGGAATCATTTCACTGATTTCGGAGAAGACCAAGATTCTCCATTGGAATCAGTACACCGAGTGCCTCGCACCCTGCCGTCAGAAATGCCCCGCGCAGATTAACATCCCCAAATACATTCAGCACATTAAGCGCGGCGAGTACGAACAGGCGTTGCTCACCATTAAAGAACGCAATCCTATGCCGCTCAGTATCGGACGAGTCTGTCCCGAACCATGCGCGCTTGCTTGTCGCCGCACGATCAACGATGAACCGGTCGCGATCAACTATCTCAAACGTTTTGTCGCTGACTGGGAGATGAATTCCGGGAAACGCCTGCACATTCCGGTTGGTCCATCGACAGGCAAGAGAGTTGCCGTTGTCGGCGGCGGCCCCGGTGGTCTGAGTGCCGCCTTCTATCTGCGGCGACTGGGTCATGATGTAACCATATACGATAAGATGCCTGCGCTCGGCGGTATGCTCCGCTATGGTATTCCGGAGTATCGTCTACCGAAAAAAGTTCTCGACTGGGAGATTGAGGGTATCCTCAATCTCGGTATCACGGCTACGACCGGCGTTGAATTCGGCAAAGACTTCAATATGGAGTTCCTTCGGGCCAAAGGGTTCGATGCCATCTTCATTGCGGTCGGCGCCTGGCGGGAACAGGAGCTGAAGATGGAAGGCACCGACTTGCACGGCGTATACAGTGGTATCGCTTTCCTTGAGCAATTGCACTCGGGCCGCGATGTTAGCGTCGGTCGTCACGTCGTTGTCATTGGCGGCGGCAACACTGCTATCGATGCCGCCCGCAGTTCACTCCGTATGCAGGCCGAGACGGTAACGATTGTCTATCGCCGTTCGCGTGATGAAATGCCGGCCAACCCGGCTGAAATCGTTGCCGCCGAGGAAGAGAACGTCAAGTTCCGTTTCCTTAGTGCGCCGCTTGAGATAATTGGTGAAGGTGGTCATGTCACAGGACTGAAAATACAGGGCATGAAACTCGGTGATCCCGATCCGAGCGGCCGTCGTCGCCCCGTCGCTATCGAAGGCTCAGAAGAGATGATTGAGTGCGACACTATCATTCAAGCCGTGGGACAATCGCCCAATCTGGATTTCCTTTCTTTCGACGGACAACCCAATCTTCAGGTCACCAGAAGGAACACGATCGACGCTTCTGAGGATACTCTTCAAACCGACTTGCCGTACGTCTTCACGGGTGGAGACTGTTTCACCGGTCCGGCGCTGGTCGTCGATGCTATCGCGGCCGGTCGCTTCGCCGCACGCTCAATTCATTACTACCTGATGGAAGGTCGTATCCCGCCAATCGAAGATCGCCAGAAGGGATTTATCGAAGAGTCACTGCACAAATCAATAGCCGGCGTGCCGACGAGGTCGCGTGTCCATGAACCGGTCGTTTCTCTCGAAGATCGTTTGGGGACGTTCACCGAAGTCGAAGGAACGATTGATCAAGAAGACGCCAGATACGAATCACAGCGCTGCCTCAACTGCGGCATTTACTGCTATGACCACGATCTCGAATTGCAGCGACTGGCCGAAGGAAGCTCCGACAACCTGGAGATACAGCGCAAGTGA
- a CDS encoding oxidoreductase codes for MSKPKVAFYWCASCGGCEEAVVDLAEDILEVVKAVDITFWPVALDFKRGDVEEMADKELAVSFINGAVRSSEQAEMVHLLRAKSQLVVAFGSCAHLGGIPGLANTFDREAMFREVYSNVPGLDNEEGTVPVPESVVPEGTLSLPTLWDTVKTLDQVTEVDYYLPGCPPPVKLIKNAVNAIVSGQLPPHKSVLAPDIALCDECDRLATKPDKLSIKEFKRPHTSVIDPEKCILAQGFLCLGPVTRQGCDAACVKGNMPCTGCMGPTSRVHDFGTKALSAMASLADSNDENEIENILGKIVDPVGSFYRYSLPASLLHRGYVPSVQGGRKQ; via the coding sequence ATGAGTAAGCCAAAAGTTGCTTTTTACTGGTGCGCCTCGTGTGGCGGCTGTGAGGAAGCAGTCGTCGATCTTGCCGAGGACATACTGGAAGTGGTCAAGGCCGTCGATATCACATTCTGGCCCGTCGCGCTCGATTTCAAGCGAGGCGACGTTGAAGAGATGGCCGATAAGGAACTGGCTGTCAGTTTCATCAACGGTGCAGTCCGATCCTCGGAGCAGGCCGAGATGGTGCATTTGCTTCGAGCCAAATCTCAACTGGTGGTCGCGTTTGGCAGTTGCGCACACCTCGGTGGTATCCCGGGACTGGCCAATACATTCGACCGCGAGGCGATGTTTCGTGAAGTGTATTCCAATGTTCCCGGTCTCGATAACGAAGAAGGGACTGTCCCTGTGCCGGAGTCCGTTGTTCCCGAGGGCACGCTGAGTCTTCCAACTTTATGGGATACGGTCAAGACGCTTGATCAGGTGACAGAGGTCGATTACTACCTGCCCGGCTGTCCTCCGCCGGTCAAACTGATAAAAAATGCGGTCAACGCCATCGTCAGCGGACAGCTGCCGCCGCATAAGTCGGTGCTGGCGCCCGATATCGCTCTTTGCGATGAATGTGATCGCCTGGCCACCAAGCCGGACAAGCTGTCGATTAAGGAGTTCAAACGGCCGCATACATCGGTCATTGATCCGGAAAAATGCATACTGGCACAGGGTTTCCTGTGTCTCGGGCCGGTCACCCGTCAGGGGTGCGATGCCGCCTGCGTTAAGGGGAATATGCCCTGCACCGGCTGTATGGGGCCGACCAGTCGAGTTCACGATTTCGGTACCAAGGCGCTCTCGGCCATGGCTTCGCTGGCCGATAGCAACGACGAAAACGAAATAGAGAATATTCTCGGGAAGATCGTCGATCCGGTTGGATCCTTCTATCGATACAGCCTACCGGCTTCGCTGTTACATCGTGGTTATGTACCCTCGGTGCAGGGAGGAAGGAAACAATGA
- a CDS encoding RnfABCDGE type electron transport complex subunit A: MDLIYLAIAAIFVNNILLAQYLGNCPFCGVSKRINTSIGMAAAVIFVATLASMFTWGAYYYILEPYDLEFIMTLTFILIIAALVQFVEIFMKKQSKGLYNSLGIYLPLITTNCAVMGIALLNITHEFGFVDMLVFSFASATGFGLAIVLFAGVRERLLLSPVPRAMQGTAIALVTAGIMSLAFLGFAGMAQ, translated from the coding sequence ATGGATCTAATCTATCTGGCTATAGCGGCGATTTTCGTCAACAACATTCTCCTGGCGCAGTACCTCGGCAACTGTCCATTCTGTGGTGTCTCCAAGAGGATCAATACCTCGATCGGTATGGCCGCCGCAGTTATATTTGTTGCCACGCTGGCCTCAATGTTCACCTGGGGCGCCTACTACTATATCCTTGAGCCGTACGACCTCGAATTCATTATGACCCTGACGTTCATTCTGATTATTGCCGCACTGGTGCAGTTCGTCGAGATCTTCATGAAAAAACAGAGTAAAGGGCTGTATAATAGTCTCGGGATCTATCTGCCGCTGATCACCACCAACTGCGCCGTAATGGGTATTGCGCTGCTCAATATCACACATGAATTCGGATTTGTCGATATGCTAGTCTTCTCGTTTGCATCGGCCACCGGTTTCGGCTTGGCTATCGTTCTTTTCGCCGGTGTGCGCGAACGATTGTTGCTCTCGCCGGTTCCGCGAGCTATGCAGGGCACGGCGATCGCACTGGTCACGGCGGGAATAATGTCGTTGGCCTTTTTGGGTTTTGCCGGGATGGCCCAATGA
- a CDS encoding electron transport complex subunit E: MTFKQVLTHGLWRDLPPFRLVLGLCPSLAVTSTTEGGLGMGLAVVFVLVFSNLIISALRKVIPDKVRIAGYIVIIATLVVLVEMAMKAYFFPLSQKLGIYIPLIVVNCIILGRAEAFASRNPMVLSMVDGLSVGIGFTFSLTLVGSIREILGAGTWFGMPVMWESYEPFEFMVKAPGAFICLGILLGLMNAYSRRRGEVFIQT, encoded by the coding sequence ATGACGTTCAAGCAGGTATTGACTCACGGACTCTGGCGCGATCTGCCGCCGTTTCGACTGGTGCTCGGACTTTGCCCGTCACTGGCGGTGACGTCAACGACCGAAGGCGGACTCGGGATGGGGCTGGCGGTTGTCTTTGTTCTGGTATTCTCCAACCTGATTATTTCCGCGCTTCGCAAAGTCATCCCGGACAAAGTACGTATCGCCGGCTACATCGTGATCATCGCTACCCTTGTGGTCTTGGTCGAAATGGCTATGAAAGCATACTTCTTCCCGCTCTCGCAGAAGCTGGGTATCTACATTCCGCTGATCGTCGTCAACTGTATCATTCTGGGGCGCGCCGAGGCGTTCGCCTCGCGTAATCCGATGGTTCTTTCAATGGTCGATGGACTCAGTGTCGGTATCGGTTTCACTTTCTCTCTGACGTTGGTTGGCTCTATTCGTGAAATTCTCGGTGCCGGAACCTGGTTCGGTATGCCGGTTATGTGGGAAAGTTACGAACCGTTCGAGTTTATGGTCAAAGCGCCCGGCGCCTTTATCTGTCTTGGCATTTTGCTGGGCCTGATGAACGCCTACAGTCGCAGGAGAGGAGAGGTCTTTATCCAGACCTGA
- a CDS encoding CoB--CoM heterodisulfide reductase iron-sulfur subunit B family protein, whose protein sequence is MSYLYYPGCSLKGTGRAYEESLLAVFETMDIDVRELNDWNCCGATSYMSVSELKAFGLCARNFALAEKQANETGMTDLIVPCAACYLGLSKAKRYLDQYPDIRKKVDEALATANLAYRNHIRIRHPLDVMVNDIGTERIAAAVKCSLEGLKVACYYGCQIIRPYSEFDDQENPTTMNQIAWALGAKTVDWPLKTRCCGGSLTGTVQDVGQRLSYILLREAILRGADVIITACPLCQFNLECYQNNMSRQFKESIHIPVLYFTQLIGIALGLSSRRLAMQRLFVPFDVKAKLDQVAGGQHVAS, encoded by the coding sequence ATGAGTTATCTATACTATCCCGGCTGTTCCCTGAAGGGAACAGGCCGCGCCTACGAGGAATCGCTTCTGGCGGTCTTTGAGACCATGGACATTGATGTCCGGGAATTGAATGATTGGAACTGTTGCGGTGCCACCTCATACATGTCGGTCAGCGAGCTGAAAGCGTTCGGGCTTTGCGCCCGTAATTTCGCCCTGGCCGAGAAACAGGCCAATGAAACCGGCATGACCGATCTGATAGTCCCCTGCGCCGCCTGTTATCTGGGCTTGAGCAAGGCGAAGCGGTACCTGGACCAATATCCCGACATACGGAAGAAAGTCGACGAGGCGCTGGCGACCGCGAATCTGGCCTATCGCAATCACATTCGGATCCGCCATCCTCTCGATGTAATGGTAAATGATATTGGCACGGAGCGGATTGCCGCAGCAGTGAAGTGCTCGCTGGAAGGTTTGAAGGTGGCGTGCTATTACGGCTGTCAGATAATTCGGCCGTACTCCGAGTTTGACGATCAGGAGAATCCGACGACCATGAATCAAATAGCCTGGGCGCTCGGTGCCAAGACGGTCGACTGGCCGCTGAAAACACGTTGCTGCGGTGGCTCCCTGACCGGAACGGTTCAGGATGTCGGACAACGGTTGAGCTATATCCTGCTTCGGGAGGCGATCCTCCGGGGAGCCGATGTTATCATCACCGCCTGTCCCCTCTGCCAGTTCAATCTGGAATGCTACCAGAACAACATGAGCCGCCAGTTTAAGGAATCGATCCATATCCCGGTTCTCTACTTTACGCAGCTGATCGGCATTGCACTGGGCTTATCAAGTCGTCGATTGGCCATGCAACGCCTGTTCGTGCCGTTTGATGTCAAAGCCAAACTGGATCAGGTCGCGGGAGGTCAACATGTCGCCAGCTAG
- a CDS encoding CoB--CoM heterodisulfide reductase iron-sulfur subunit A family protein gives MSPARPDSDSKPKVGVYVCHCGINIAAKVDIADTVAFASQLPHVTAAKEYKFMCSDPGQDIIQKDLRSGLIDRVVVASCSPLMHEPTFRRAMLEGGGNPFLFQMANIREHVSWVTKEKAAGTAKARALIAAAVERVVLHQPLQKTSVPVHPDVLVVGGGIAGIHAALTIADAGKKVYLVEREPTIGGHMAKFDKTFPTLDCSACILTPKMSAVRSHPNITLWSHSEVTGVDGYVGNFKVKVTRKARYIDEEKCVGCLECIEACVFKKGKTDDEFNLGLVKRKPVYVPFPQATPLVAVIDPKSCIEFKTHKCPKNCVEVCEPKAIDFTQTDRTEEINVGAVVLATGFKAFDARRISRYGYGKYPGVYTSLEVERLVNAAGPTGGEIIMTNGEKPKAVGIVHCVGSRDEKTNRYCSRVCCMYSLKLAHLVKERTNAEVYNFYIDMRTPGKGYEEFYEKLLHENVHFIRGRVAEVSDWAMTAEEKGKLIIRVEDTLIGVVRRIPVDMIILSVGLEPQPDADDVRRLFNISCSREGWFLERHPKLAPVSTFTEGIFIAGACQGPKDIPDSVAQAGAAAAEALALIDRGRVEIEPNTAYVTDELCSGCHTCSNICPYSAIVFNEETEKASVNGALCKGCGTCVAACPSGALQQNLFTDEQIFQEIKGVVSYV, from the coding sequence ATGTCGCCAGCTAGACCGGATAGTGACAGCAAACCGAAAGTCGGCGTCTATGTCTGTCATTGCGGTATCAATATCGCAGCCAAGGTCGATATTGCCGATACGGTCGCCTTCGCCAGCCAACTGCCTCATGTAACGGCGGCGAAGGAGTATAAATTCATGTGTTCGGATCCGGGACAGGATATCATCCAGAAGGATCTGCGTAGCGGTTTAATCGATCGCGTGGTGGTTGCGTCCTGTTCCCCTCTGATGCACGAACCGACATTCCGACGGGCAATGCTCGAAGGCGGCGGGAATCCATTTCTTTTTCAGATGGCAAACATCCGCGAGCATGTCAGCTGGGTAACGAAAGAGAAAGCAGCTGGAACCGCCAAAGCCCGGGCGCTGATTGCCGCGGCTGTGGAAAGAGTGGTCTTACATCAACCTCTGCAGAAAACAAGTGTCCCCGTCCATCCCGACGTCCTGGTAGTCGGCGGCGGTATTGCCGGAATACACGCGGCGTTGACAATAGCCGATGCCGGCAAGAAAGTGTACCTCGTCGAACGGGAACCGACAATCGGCGGCCACATGGCGAAATTCGACAAGACATTCCCGACCCTGGATTGCTCCGCCTGCATCCTGACGCCAAAAATGTCGGCGGTGCGGTCGCATCCCAATATCACTCTCTGGAGTCATTCCGAGGTGACCGGAGTTGATGGATATGTGGGCAATTTCAAGGTTAAGGTTACAAGAAAAGCGCGGTACATCGACGAAGAGAAGTGCGTCGGATGTCTGGAGTGTATCGAGGCATGTGTCTTTAAGAAAGGGAAGACCGACGATGAGTTCAATCTCGGGCTGGTCAAACGCAAGCCGGTGTATGTGCCGTTCCCGCAGGCGACGCCGCTGGTGGCCGTGATCGACCCGAAAAGCTGTATCGAATTCAAAACCCACAAGTGTCCCAAGAACTGCGTCGAGGTGTGCGAGCCAAAAGCGATAGATTTCACCCAGACCGATCGGACTGAAGAGATCAATGTTGGGGCGGTAGTTCTCGCCACCGGTTTCAAGGCCTTCGATGCCAGACGAATTTCGCGGTACGGCTACGGGAAATATCCGGGGGTGTATACCAGCCTCGAAGTTGAGCGGCTGGTTAATGCGGCCGGCCCGACCGGCGGCGAGATCATCATGACAAACGGCGAGAAACCGAAAGCGGTCGGTATCGTGCACTGTGTCGGCAGCCGTGATGAAAAGACCAACCGGTATTGCTCGCGGGTGTGCTGCATGTATTCGCTGAAACTGGCCCACCTGGTCAAAGAGCGGACCAATGCGGAAGTATACAACTTCTATATCGACATGCGAACCCCCGGCAAGGGCTATGAGGAGTTCTATGAAAAACTGCTCCACGAAAACGTCCATTTCATTCGCGGCCGGGTTGCCGAGGTAAGTGATTGGGCGATGACTGCCGAGGAAAAGGGAAAGCTGATTATCCGCGTCGAGGATACGTTAATCGGTGTGGTGAGGCGAATTCCGGTTGACATGATCATACTGTCGGTCGGTTTGGAGCCGCAACCGGATGCCGATGACGTCCGGCGGCTTTTCAATATCAGCTGCAGCCGGGAGGGGTGGTTTCTGGAGCGTCATCCCAAATTGGCGCCGGTATCGACTTTCACCGAAGGTATCTTTATTGCCGGTGCCTGTCAGGGACCGAAAGACATTCCCGACAGTGTCGCCCAGGCCGGAGCGGCGGCAGCGGAGGCGCTGGCGCTGATCGATCGGGGCAGAGTGGAGATAGAGCCAAACACCGCCTATGTAACAGACGAACTCTGCTCCGGTTGCCACACCTGTTCGAACATCTGCCCCTATAGTGCCATTGTGTTCAATGAAGAAACGGAGAAGGCATCGGTCAACGGAGCGCTGTGCAAGGGGTGCGGTACTTGTGTGGCGGCTTGCCCGTCTGGCGCTCTCCAACAAAATCTCTTCACCGACGAGCAAATATTCCAGGAGATCAAAGGAGTGGTCAGTTATGTCTAG
- a CDS encoding Ni/Fe hydrogenase subunit alpha, with translation MSRKVTIDPITRLEGHGKIDIFLNDNGTVDRAYFQVPELRGFERFAIGRPAEDMPQITSRICGVCPTAHHMAATKALDDLYNVDPPVAAKKVREMLYNIFIIEDHALHFYYLAGPDFVVGPHAPKAERNILGVLGKVGMEIGLKVIGTRKQLRELMVLAMGKAAHPVFGLPGGISKPIAKTDQQRFIDAADRAVEFGQFSLQLFHDVVLKNKTYVDHILSDIYTHETYYMGLVDDNNRVNFYDGNVRIVTPEGKEFSRFAARDYLDHMAEHVEPWSYIKFPFLKQVGWHGFKDGPDSGVFAVAPLARLNAADGMATPLAQAAYEHYFETLGGKPVHHTLANSWARLIELLQAAERMRELANDPEIVNPEVRSMPVETPVEGIGVVEAPRGTLFHHYRTDERGVITAANLIVATQNNAARIAMSVDTAARGLISDGKIDDGILNMVEMAFRAYDPCNGCATHALPGQMPLQVRVYDMKHSLIQEIRRD, from the coding sequence ATGAGCAGAAAGGTCACCATAGACCCGATCACGCGTCTGGAAGGTCATGGCAAGATCGACATTTTCTTGAATGATAATGGCACGGTCGATCGGGCCTACTTTCAGGTACCCGAATTGAGGGGATTCGAACGCTTTGCAATTGGTCGACCGGCTGAGGATATGCCCCAGATCACCTCGCGTATCTGCGGTGTTTGTCCCACGGCACATCATATGGCCGCCACCAAGGCGCTCGATGATCTTTATAACGTAGACCCGCCTGTCGCGGCCAAAAAGGTCCGTGAGATGCTCTACAACATCTTCATAATCGAAGATCATGCGCTGCATTTCTATTATCTGGCCGGACCTGATTTTGTGGTTGGTCCGCATGCACCGAAAGCCGAACGAAACATTCTCGGTGTTCTGGGCAAAGTCGGCATGGAAATCGGCCTTAAGGTGATCGGGACTCGGAAGCAACTGCGGGAGTTGATGGTGCTGGCAATGGGCAAAGCGGCTCATCCCGTCTTCGGTCTGCCCGGCGGCATTTCAAAACCGATTGCGAAAACTGATCAGCAGAGATTTATCGATGCCGCCGATCGGGCGGTCGAGTTCGGGCAGTTTTCTCTTCAATTGTTTCACGATGTTGTCCTGAAAAACAAGACGTATGTCGATCATATCCTCTCTGATATCTACACCCATGAGACGTACTACATGGGATTGGTTGACGATAACAACCGAGTGAATTTCTACGACGGCAACGTCAGGATAGTCACGCCCGAAGGTAAGGAGTTCTCCAGGTTCGCAGCCAGGGATTACCTTGACCATATGGCCGAGCATGTCGAGCCGTGGAGTTACATCAAGTTTCCGTTCTTGAAACAAGTCGGCTGGCACGGATTCAAAGATGGCCCCGATAGCGGCGTCTTCGCGGTGGCGCCGCTGGCCAGATTGAATGCCGCTGACGGGATGGCGACACCACTGGCGCAGGCGGCCTATGAGCATTACTTCGAGACTCTGGGCGGCAAGCCGGTACACCATACTCTGGCCAACAGTTGGGCCCGTCTGATCGAACTGCTTCAAGCCGCGGAACGCATGAGAGAATTGGCCAACGACCCGGAAATTGTGAATCCGGAAGTCCGGAGCATGCCAGTTGAAACACCGGTTGAGGGTATTGGCGTTGTAGAGGCGCCGCGAGGCACCCTTTTCCACCATTACAGGACCGATGAACGGGGTGTCATAACTGCCGCAAATTTGATTGTTGCCACTCAGAACAACGCCGCCCGAATCGCCATGTCAGTCGATACGGCGGCTCGGGGACTGATTTCCGATGGTAAGATCGATGACGGAATCCTCAACATGGTCGAGATGGCATTTCGAGCGTACGATCCCTGTAATGGATGCGCCACGCATGCCCTGCCGGGCCAGATGCCGCTCCAGGTCCGAGTGTATGATATGAAGCACAGTCTCATTCAGGAGATTCGTCGCGATTAA
- a CDS encoding hydrogenase iron-sulfur subunit, giving the protein MSSIESGKQTFEPRIIAFFCNWCTYTAADLAGTARMSYAPNVRVVRIMCSGRLDPQFILSALREGADGVLIGGCHPGDCHYQEGNYKALRRFTLLKRFLRSMGIEDERIRLEWIAASEGDKVQRVINEMTETVRALGPLHLEAMSMERIEDVIPSELKAETVAASGGHHE; this is encoded by the coding sequence ATGTCTAGCATCGAAAGCGGCAAGCAGACCTTTGAACCGAGGATTATCGCCTTCTTCTGCAACTGGTGCACCTATACCGCCGCAGATTTGGCCGGCACAGCACGCATGAGCTATGCCCCGAATGTCAGGGTGGTGCGGATAATGTGCTCGGGACGGCTTGATCCGCAGTTCATTCTGTCGGCCCTTCGTGAGGGTGCGGACGGTGTCCTGATTGGCGGCTGTCATCCGGGCGACTGTCACTACCAGGAAGGAAATTACAAGGCCCTGCGTCGATTCACACTGCTTAAGCGGTTTCTCCGCTCGATGGGCATCGAGGATGAGCGGATTCGACTGGAGTGGATCGCCGCTTCGGAAGGCGACAAAGTCCAGCGGGTCATCAATGAGATGACCGAGACCGTGCGCGCCCTGGGACCACTTCATCTGGAAGCGATGTCGATGGAGAGAATCGAGGATGTGATCCCGAGCGAATTGAAAGCCGAAACGGTTGCTGCGTCAGGTGGTCATCATGAGTAA
- a CDS encoding 4Fe-4S dicluster domain-containing protein, which yields MEKWQGWRKIHYESELDSEFSGEIASIPGGDQLFNCIQCGTCSGMCPLSPYMDYTPRQIIAMIRAGMRGEVLSCYTTWLCASCYSCTVECPKEIRLTDIMYAAKRLAIRGKVYPTRFPIPVLAREFFKSVEKTGRSNEGRVLLRLYLKTNPFKMLSQAALGMKLMLRGRFSLKQEQIDHRDDLHRIMKSLEKEHMIKGKDELTGVREVVR from the coding sequence ATGGAAAAATGGCAAGGTTGGCGAAAAATTCACTATGAATCGGAACTCGACTCGGAGTTCTCCGGTGAAATCGCCTCAATTCCCGGTGGCGATCAGTTATTCAACTGTATTCAATGCGGAACATGCAGTGGTATGTGTCCGCTAAGTCCCTACATGGACTACACTCCCCGGCAGATCATCGCCATGATCAGGGCGGGCATGCGGGGGGAGGTCCTCAGCTGCTATACGACCTGGTTGTGTGCTTCGTGCTACTCCTGTACGGTGGAGTGTCCCAAAGAGATCCGATTGACCGACATCATGTACGCGGCCAAACGTCTGGCCATCAGGGGCAAGGTCTATCCAACACGCTTCCCGATCCCGGTTCTGGCCAGAGAGTTCTTCAAATCAGTCGAGAAAACAGGACGAAGTAACGAGGGCCGTGTGCTCCTCCGATTGTACCTCAAGACGAACCCGTTCAAAATGCTCAGTCAGGCGGCACTCGGGATGAAACTGATGCTGCGAGGTCGATTCAGCCTGAAACAGGAACAGATTGACCATCGTGACGATTTGCACCGTATCATGAAATCACTCGAGAAAGAGCATATGATCAAAGGGAAAGATGAACTGACCGGGGTGAGGGAGGTGGTTCGATGA
- a CDS encoding FMN-binding protein, translating into MREIVKLVVVLGLICGLSAAALTFARQSLAKKIETQSDLYVRGPALQRLFDRPADQLLQNKITFNSGGGSYTIFYLTEGNEITALAVEAPGPGGYSGDVLIMIGLDLTTNKMLNIEIIQHSETPGVGSRIEKATFRKQWSGLSADTPVRMGQGGQIDAISGATYSSRAVVAGTNVIADLIQNHRDDILEAIKAHQS; encoded by the coding sequence ATGCGTGAGATTGTCAAGCTCGTGGTCGTCCTCGGTTTGATCTGTGGTCTTTCGGCCGCCGCCCTCACTTTTGCGCGACAGTCGTTGGCGAAAAAGATCGAAACCCAGAGTGATCTCTATGTCCGTGGTCCGGCGCTGCAACGACTGTTCGACAGGCCGGCGGACCAACTCCTGCAGAACAAGATCACTTTCAATTCCGGCGGCGGGAGCTACACGATCTTCTACCTTACAGAAGGGAATGAAATAACCGCGCTGGCCGTGGAAGCACCAGGACCGGGCGGCTATAGCGGCGATGTGCTGATCATGATCGGTCTTGATCTTACGACCAACAAGATGCTCAATATCGAGATCATTCAGCACAGCGAAACCCCCGGCGTCGGCTCTCGAATCGAAAAGGCGACCTTCCGCAAACAATGGAGCGGCTTGTCGGCCGATACCCCCGTGCGGATGGGGCAAGGGGGACAGATCGATGCTATCAGTGGCGCTACTTATTCATCTCGTGCGGTCGTGGCTGGAACAAACGTGATCGCCGACCTGATTCAGAATCACCGTGATGACATCTTAGAGGCGATCAAAGCGCACCAAAGCTGA